GGTGGGGAGCTACAGCCAACGTTACCCTGCCCGCTCTGGAAAAACCGATCTTCAGCCCAACCAGTCCTGTATGCTTATGGACATTTGCCCGACTACCCAGGTGCTGGACCACTTACAAGACTGATGGGAAGGAGGTGGTTCCCGAATCTTCAGCTGTGCCCCAAGGGGTTAATCTAATCACTGCTATATGTGACATCTCCCCTATGTAGAGCTACAGCCAGGCCTACCTGCACCCGGGCAAAGGTTCAGTTCAGTCCTCTCTGTCTAAATATATAAAAGTGGCTTCTTGTCGCCCCCATGACGGTCCACACACGGGGCACGTGCCCCAGCTACGCCCCTATATCTTTGTGCTAAGCTCGGGGGCACTTACTCCAATTCTCAGGGGTAGACTGCTGAGTGACTTGACTCCGAGCCTTGTTATTTTTCCATATAACTCAAACCATGTGCACATCGAGTGGGTAAGCGAGAGCCAGCGGTTCTGGGCTGCAGTGAGGAATGTGCGACCCCAAGGGACAGTCTGACGTGCGATGCTCTGCCTATTCCACATGAGGCCCGAattgtgcccccctcccccaacccacAGATGATAACACAGAGGGGGTTGCAAGATAACTCTGAGACGTATCATCCCCGTATTCTCATGCACTACTTTCCGCTAGCAGGGGGAGTTGGCAGCAAAAGTGTTAACACAGCCATGTCTTCCAGCTGTCAGGACGAAATTGTGCAATCTTCCTATCTAGTGAGAATGCATGGCCATGATTTAAGGTTCCTTGGAATGTTTAGGGTCTTAGTGAGTGACTTTGGGGAGGTGCGCACCTATAAGAAGGCACTCGGCCTGCTGACATGACAGGTCTCCTGGCGGAGGAAATCCTACATCCTAATCCTTGGTGGAACCGCAGGACAGGATGAGGAAGCAGTCTTATAAACACAGGAGGAGGACCACGCAGCTGCCAGGACCCCGCTGGTTTAGCAATGGAGAACTGCTGTCCTTGTCGTCAATTCCCACAATTCATTGCTTTTTCTGTCTACATTCCAGTCTTGAGTTAGATTCTTCTTTCAATCCCCCCCCCCGGTACACCCGTGACCCATTAAGACAATAATGCCCGCACAGATCGCACCCTATTTTCCCAGGCCCGATCCGTCCTCTGATGCTGGTGTGGGTATAATATGTGGCCTGGCACTGAACAGTCAACATGATATGCCTTGAAATGCCACATGGCTGAAATGGTTAAACAGATATAGGTTTGGTGACGACCTCTCGTTAGTCGGTTTTTAATCTGCGCCCTCCGGGTTAATACGCAGCGTTTAGTGGGAGAAAGGGGTGTGAGTCCTGCGACCGCTCTCGTCCCGACCGTTCCTGTTGTGAGAGGCGAGATCAGAAGTTGCTGAAGAGTTCGTGTTTCTTGTTCCAGTCCATTTGGGGAGCCCTTTTGTTGGCTCTCTTTGCGCGGGCCTTTTCCTTTGCTTCGGCTGCTGTGGGGCTGAGACGTAGCCCGCTCTCTTCAAAGGGATCTTTTCGGATCAGGTCGCCTGCCTGGAACACAAAGGTGTGAGGTGGAGTATTAATTTAATGTCTTTGTATATATAATCTACCAGGGGCGTGTACAAGGGGGCGGTTTTATGGCTATAACCACCctagtgctgagcatctctgGCCGCCAATCTCCTAGGTCAGAGgtggggaacgtacggctctccagctgttgcaaaactacaactcccagcatgcatactggctctgctgttcttggaactcccttggaagtgaatggagcatgctgggagttgtagtttcacagcagctggagagccgaaggttccctacccccgtCCTAGGTGACCATCAGAAGGCTCATTGGTGACTAGGCCCCACTCTGACCAGTACTGATGGAGGCGTTCATTGGTTACCATAGGGGCCCCGGCAGTGAGTACGGTTCTGTACTCACCAATCTTAAGATTACACTCCTTCTCTACACCAGGACCGGGGAATCTTAAGACAGGAGAGTACACAACCATACTGACTGCCTAGGCCGTGAACTGCGTGGGAGCTGAGCTGGGAAAATATACTCGATGGGGGTCACTATAATGTGTAGGGACACTTacagaacaatatactgtgtgggcacttataTGGTATTTTACTATGTGGGAACTCTACCACCCCCTGGAGAACCCCCTTCACATTGAAGGCCTAAACCCTAAGGCTGCACTACTGGATAACATTTCCCCTTCTAATCTGCAGGATTGTCACAGAGACTGTGGATCGAGATCAGCAAATATATTGTTGTCATTGCCGTGTAAGTATATGGCTGCTGCTACACAATACTAGTCTGCTCTCAGATGACCTCCGGTGACCCATATAAGATGGCAGCTGCTGCGTCCCAGCACATAAAGGACTTGGGGCCTTTTATTACCTGTGAGTCTTTGTCCGGGCTCTGCAAATCACTGTGAGATGAGGAAGTCGAGGAGCCGCCATTGAGCTGTAATAGAAAACAAAAGGGTCTTCATATACAATGCCGCATGTGCCATATACACAGGATTTATGTCTACCAAACCTATGAAGCCACTACAATCTCGGCATCATATCAAATCCttatgttcttaaaggggttgtccgggggtAAATTAAAATCTCACAGGGGGTTGAGGCGGATTCTTACCTAACCCCAGTCCTTGGCTCAGGTGATGCATCCCCCATTCCCTCTGCTGCAGGGGCTCGAAGTGCGGAGGGTCAGGTGATCATGTTGGGTACCGGTGACGTCACGTCACGTCTGCGCCAAGAAAATGCcaaaaatcagcggagagaagagtcctgcacggaggacgtTTCTTTCCACCTCTTTCAGTTTTCAAAcggcggaccccgttatagtcggTGTCCATGTGTAGCCCACTGGTGGACCCCAATGACAGAggacaacgctagtgtgaacccagcatgatTCATCACCAGTACCCAGAATGGGAGCACTGAGGCAAGAGAGTCACCTGATCCTCTGCACTCCCAGACCCCGCACTCCTCGGACGAGAGGGAACAGGAGAGGTTCTGTCTGAGAACAGAGGACGTGGGGGGTATCATTTCGTTTTTAGTTTACAGCCCACCCTGAGAAAGATTTGACTTTagctcggacaacccctttaagtggcgtCCAACAGCAGCTTACTCTCCGAAATCAGAAGATATGCAGGTACCactgagccaagcatgcatgtgttaggAGAGACAGCAGTCAGCCTATGTGTGTGGCCATCTTTAGGCCTCAGTAGCCAAAAGTCAGTGTCCATATCACAGCCATGAGTCCTGGCCCAAGCACAGGTCTAATGACCATACTGAtagcatcatagggtttcatgtCGCTGTTTGCACCGTGACTGGCTTGGACTTGCAGCCCCATAGTTGCCTATTGGAATCCATACACTATGAACCCAGAAATACTGCACCATGTAGCAAAAAATGAAGACCCCTCCCCCTATCGGGACAGCTTACAGCTAGACCCCCACCATGATCAGCTGCAGGCAGACAGACCCATAATCTGGATATAATACCCCGACAAATTCCTTTTAATCCACCTTAAAGCAGACGCTGCGGACAATCCCATAGACTGAACGGATTCCCCAGCAGGAGGATTACTCCTATCATCCGCAGAGGCCTGTGTGTCAGGTTGTagtcctcactatatactgtagacagcTGCTTGCTGAGTATACGTGCGTTGCTTCTACACCAAACACTCTCAATAACCATTGCCTTGGCAAATGGCTGAACATTTCCTGCCTGGAGTCGTCCCAGGATTCTACAGGGTGGGGGATTACATTTGGCGCTTTTCAATACATGGCAGAGAGACATTTTTCGGAGTGAAAGCGTTGAAATAGCAAGTTCCTCTTTACAAGTGCGGAGACTCAGAACTTCCCAAACAAATAGGAAAAAACCCACGCCGGAGGAAACCGCCCCTGCCTCGTATACACCACAGTGCGGAGAAGAATGAGCCGTATAGAGATGTCAGGGTGTTAGGAAGGGTCGGGCTCGTtgcaaaaatatccaaaaattaaaaaaaaaaaatagtcaagcAGTAGTTGAACTAGAGCAggattttgctttttttccccccgttGAAGTCAATGTCCCCGCGGCTCTTGTGATAAAACAATGCGGGAACCTCAGGGCCATTGACTTTGATACGCAAAATAATTGCAAAATTTAGCTATTTCACATTGTGCTCGTATTACCCTAGATATGACGTCAGTTCTATCCCTGTTCCCTGTGTGACTAGTTACATAAGATCTAATCCTAAGGGTCACGTCGTGTCAGTGCACACACAAAAACGTCCCTCCAATCAAATGTTCACATGGGAGAGATCTGCCTTGTTTCCAATTCAGAAAGCTGATATCTAGCTGTGGATTACGACCACCGATGCCGTCCTGACCATGGAGCTCATGATCCGAACCTACAGGAATCACAGATCCCTCCTGCAGTCAGGGCCACACGACAGCCATGTGAATCAGACCTTAGACCTGCAATTCCAGCGACAACCccaggacaggtgtggtgctatttctagaagaaagcagacatgtatTTCTAATCCTGTGCAACCTGTTTAAAGGGACAGTCCCTGTATATACACTTATCCGCTATACACAGGATGTGGGAACCCAATTGCCAGGTCCCCCAGGTCTGACCAGGAGGTCCTCCTAAGGCCACCAATGTGCTTGGATGatcggcactccattcacttctatggggatgcTGGGACAgccctatagaagtcaatggagtgccGGTTACACAAGTGCACCCtctctccattcacaaggaggcttttggggtctctgtgtctccatccttctgatcactgggggacccggtGGTTGGACTCctactgatcagacacttatgccctgtcctgtgtatagcggataagtgtccataacaccctaggcactggatatattcctatAGGACTTTCTTCTATATTTATAGTAATGGCCCGTCCCTTTTAACCCTCCCTATTGCTGGCaccctgtatactgacctgtgtttTGGTCACTCCATTGGTCATCGACTGCGGGATTACACCTAAAACAGGAAAAAATGCACAAATGTGAGAAATGACAAAAAGCTCAAAAATTTCAGAGGGAATTTTAATTTGGAATTTACAAAGCTGGGGCAAATGCAGGTAGAACCGTGCGGGTATATAGGGTAACTGGCACACGGCTACTTTTTGTTGCAAATGTTTTCCTATTAAAGGTAAAGAGGATTGCGATGGAGCTAACGGGGGATATTAGGATTAGGGGTGACCAGATTATAATGTTCCCAATTTGATGATTTGCTATGAGGAATCCCTCAACGTTTCGATCACATGGTCTATGATGACAGGACGTACCTCCTTTGATATGGGCTTCGGTGGGGGTGACCCCTAACTTCTTGAAGTAGTCATCTGTTTCCGGATCCACCACCAGTAACGTCGTCTCGTTGTCTTTGGCTTTTATGTTCCCTACCACCTCAGAATGCTTCATGCcatccacgttctgtccattTACCTACAGAACAGAATATAGAAAAGGGGTAAATAGGAGACATGGGTAGAGGGGTCACTTGGGAATCAACACTTTAAACATGGAGGGTGATGTTACCCTACGATGAGACCGTGCCACCCAattacatggccatgctgcaactcaatcccattcattttaataggacaGAGATTTGGCATTACCCAGCGATCAATGGACGCGAGAtcacttcctgaaaagaagaaagccgccatgttttcgaagtcctgcacaaccccttcaaagggatcctatcattaaaactgaattttttcggCCTACTacgtattggggacgcccccagtgctgtttgagtgctggggaccgcccccagtgctgcgagagaactcatttgcatatggaagaaaatcagattatataccaaacagcggcgacatctaaaggtaggagaagaatagcctttcttaatagcCTTTCACAGGAGGACTGTAAAACCTCCTAACATGGTGGGGGGCTGCTAATACGGCTCGGCGTTGTGGTGGGGTCGCTATTAATGCACTTTCTTAATGTAGACTGAATAGCGCACGGCGTAATATGCGAACAGACAAGAGCGCGGCCGCCGGGTGCTGCGACAATGAGTGTGGGAACCATAAAAGAATGTATTGTGTGGGGAGGAGCTGCCAGCGGTGGAGGGGTTAAAGGGACCCTTCTTTCTTTTTGGAGCGCAGTCTCTTTTCTCGGATCCCTGCACTCTGCCCTCGGCTCTGGCGATGAAAACAAACACCAAGGCCTCTTTCCCCTCGTTCCTTAGCAACCGCTTCCTACTTTCTCCTCGCCGAAATAATGACTTTGCTCTGTTCTGGGCCACATAGCTTTGTGTTcccctccgtctccccctcctcggGCCGTCACCCCCTTATTTTACTACCTATTCTTCCTCAGCCGCCCCCCACTCCCCCCTTCAGGCTCTCATACAAGTTTTCTTTCTCCCTCTCCTTCGCCCATCCTCCCCTCACATTATTGCCAAACTTTCCCAAATCATGAGCCCGCCCCATGCAGACCCCTTTCTCTCTCAGGGCTGACACCTCCCGCGCACCCACCAAGGTATCACCGAGCGCTCCGAGAAAAGGTGGAGCGTACGCCGTACAGGCGGCCTGACCCTGAATCTGACACCTGTGAACTTTCAGCTTGGGTTCAGTAAAGCGAGCGCGCAATGTACAGAAAATGGGGACTCTTAAAGGGCAACGGTCTGTTTGCGGTGCAGTTGGATGTCATCTATTGgtccctgttatcagccgtttCAGGCCATGACGTGACTGACTGCAGTGATTCCTAATGGGATGACTTCCCCACCCCCTACGACTACTTTGTAGCACATACAGCATGTAAGGCTATGCTCTGTTAATATTCATAGGGGTTCTtgttgtatacatgtatatactacgTGTTACGGTTACTAGTTGACTGTCAGCACATGCAGGGAGTTATAGTTTTGCATACAGGTTGCACATGGACATGAACAGAGCCCAAGGGACTCAGCTGGGGTCCATTGGATGGGTAGGGTCCTTGGCttggctgtcagggcatgctgggcaaGCTAAAGAGCAGCAGGTTAGACACTTGAGGAATAGCCTGAGTAGACTTGAGAAACGTTAGTAATGTCTCTGGctgtcagagcatgctgggagttgtagttgtccaGTAGTCGGAGGTTGCATGCTGCTGCATTATATTACACAAGACTCTCAATGCTGTTACAGTTAGACATTTTTACTGTTAGAACTTGCAGGTAGTATAGATTGGAAACCATTACTGCAGGTGTAGATATGGTAGGACTTTGTTGTCTTCGGctgtcaggacatgctgggagttgtagttctaatGATCCACAGTCATGAGACCCTTATCCTACTCATGTGGGTGAAGTCTATCCAAACTACAACCACCTCCATATTGTTACCGTACCCTGTCCATACAAACCACAATGGGCAGAATGACGTACGGCCCATTTACAATTGATAGGCTGCATCGGGATACACAGGGCCGATCCGGTAACCTAACCCGGAGACCTGCCGCACACTGAGCTGTAATCCCCCATGACAGATAAGCATGTTAGAGAACAGGTGTCTAATAGCCCCACACGCCTGTGTCATACAAAGTTTCCTGCAGGATCCGGGACCCTGAGCGGGGCTCCTCTCTCCAGGTACGAGATTATAAGCCTCAATGAGCGGCTTTGGAGTGCACTTCCCCTGGGAATCCTCTCGCTTCTACAAAGCAGCATGAAATATGCATGGAAGGCTCTAGTACACAATGTCTGCGAGGTGCTGGGGACGGATCAGGTTCCCAAATCTCCCAGCTGGTTTGTCGCTggtaacgaaaaaaaaaaaacgaaagaaaaaggaaaaaaaaaaaagacccaccCCCACCTGGCACACTACCGTCTACCCCTCGCATGGCTGCGTCGATCGCATCAATTATACAGGAGGACCCATGAATTGCGGGGCAGAGCTTGCTGGGCGTACAATGGGAGGAGATGACAGATCTAGCGGGCAGAGGGCACTGAAGGTTCAGCAGACTCGGGCAACAAGCGGAAGGATCGGGTGACCCATGGCACGGTGCAGCGTGCATATGTTTTGGAATACCTATCTGTCCAAATTAGCATTAGGTACCTGAGCGTCATGCCAGCGGGTGCTGGGCCAGCCGCACTTTCCAATGATACTTTCCTAAGCCAGTTATTAGTATAAACCACGAGAAAAAAGATGGTGGGTTCGGTCTGGGGTCTTATTAAGTTACCTCATTGTGCCGGGCCGCAGAATATGGTTCTGATTAATTTATAAAGCGCCAAAGAACCCAGGCGGTACCTTACAATAGTCCTATAAAGTGACAGTGAAGCACGCCGGCCATACAGGCATCTGTCAAAGCCTGTCTAGTCATGGCTGCTGGTCTTAAAGGGCCAGTACCGCTTTGGTCTCCAAAAACACTTGTACTACCAAATAGGCCCGGGGAAATTTTTTATCAGGAGTGACAAGTGACTGGGCTATGATGGTGGCCATACTGGTAGCCACCACAGGCTGATGACTAGTGGACTATATTAGAAGACATAATGGGGGATGGGGGTTATGACCTGCGCTTTTTACAGCACCACTGGAGGAGGCGCCATGTCATGGCTCTGGGTGACGTTCGCCTGCACTAAAatttttgtggattttcttgcaggGAGCTACCATTTGTATTGGCCAAGTTAAGAGGGGCAACTGGGGTCGAGGTCTCGGCACTCAACCCTTTAAGTTGTGGGCAACGCTTTATGATGAGAAGTGTGTGCAGACAGCGGCCACCCTGGCCGGGAACTAACTAGACTCTACCGTAGGACCTATAACGGGAACGCGACACCATTGGCACTATACTAGGTGACCCAGTCCCCGTGGTTGGGGACCCTATTCCTAAAAAGTCATAGGCCTGAGGTCTGATAACTGTTCCCCGGTAATATTTTATTACATACCTCTACCAGCCGGTCCTGTGGTCTCAGTCCAGCCTTGGCCGCTGGAGAGCCGGGGTCTACGGAGCGGATGAACTGACCGGGCCGAGACTTCTCACTGTGCAGGTTGAATCCATAGCCATTGGTTCCCTTCTTTAAGTGACACAGCCGGGGGCACCTGTCCTTCACTTGTCCATTCATGTCCTGCAAACAGAAGAAACAGAAAGTTTAGGAATTATGAAGCTTTGTCCCCATGACAACTCTTCCTGCCTCCTATCAGTGTTATCACAGTTGTCAGTCACCATACAGCGTCAGGATTACAACATGCAGTCAGGTCAATAAAGCGCTTATTATTACGCTCGGGTATGTTTGCCTTCCTTTTACGAGAACTTTCTATTTTCGATTTACAGTCGCTCACAATGCCAGAGCCGGGTTTATTGACGGCCATAACCAATCCAGGACACATTTGTCTTATGGCCTGAGGAGATTATCTGGTAGGACAAGTCGCAGCACAAACAAAACTGACAGACGTGGCTTTAAAGAAGAAAAATTATCaagaaacacacaaaaaaaaataaaatccatagACACATTTCATGTTGGTTACAAGGAGGCGGCCATTACGCAATGATGACTAAGGGTGAATGTACAAGGGTTTATGCCCCTTCTCTGCCCTTGGTGACGTGCAAATTTGACCCCGACGTCAAATTATTgttgttgggttatcttctcatacatgtagtgtcctgataaccagccatgatgtccttattgtggtcaggttatcttctcatacatgtagtgtcctgataaccagccatgatgtccttattgtggtcaggttatcttctcatacatgtagtgtcctgataaccagccatgatgtccttattgtggtcaggttatcttctcatacatgtagtgtcctgataaccagccatgatgtccttattgtggtcaggttatcttctcgtacatgtaatgttctcctgataaccagccatgatgtccttattgtggtcgggttatcttctcatacatgtagtgtcctgataaccagccatgatgtccttattgtggtcaggttatcttctcatacatgtagtgtcctcctgataaccagccatgatgtccttattgtggtcgggttatcttctcatacatgtagtgtcctgataaccagtcatgatgtccttattgtggtcgggttatcttctcatacatgtagtgtcctgataaccagccatgatgtccttattgtggtcaggttatcttctcgtacatgtaatgttctcctgataaccagccatgatgtccttattgtggtcgggttatcttctcatacatgtaatgtcctgataaccagccatgatgtccttattgtggtcaggttatcttctcatacatgtagtgtcctcctgataaccagccatgatgtccttattgtggtcgggttatcttctcatacatgtagtgtcctgataaccagccatgatgttcttattgtggtcaggttatcttctcgtacatgtaatgttctcctgataaccagccatgatgtccttattgtggtcgggttatcttctcatacatgtagtgtcctgataaccagccatgatgtccttattgtggtcaggttatcttctcatacatgtagtgtcctcctgataaccagccatgatgtccttattgtggtcgggttatcttctcatacatgtagtgtccttctgataaccagccatgatgtccttattgtggtcgggttatcttctcatacatgtagtgtcctgataaccagccatgatgtccttattgtggtcgggttatcttctcatacatgtagtgtcttcctgataaccagccatgatgtccttattgtggtcaggttatcttctcatacatgtagtgtcctgataaccagtcatgatgtccttattgt
This region of Leptodactylus fuscus isolate aLepFus1 chromosome 8, aLepFus1.hap2, whole genome shotgun sequence genomic DNA includes:
- the NHERF2 gene encoding Na(+)/H(+) exchange regulatory cofactor NHE-RF2, producing the protein MAQERLQPRLCHIQKGEQGYGFHLHGEKNKVGQYIRKVEPGSPAEVAGLRAGDRVLEVNGVNVEKETHHQVVTRIKAIENETRLLVVDRDADDYRRLSQSSSPPESQPNSSAPSSPSVGNNNGEIWKTKEDSTIEDQLQNNHSTENGKQDMNGQVKDRCPRLCHLKKGTNGYGFNLHSEKSRPGQFIRSVDPGSPAAKAGLRPQDRLVEVNGQNVDGMKHSEVVGNIKAKDNETTLLVVDPETDDYFKKLGVTPTEAHIKGGVIPQSMTNGVTKTQLNGGSSTSSSHSDLQSPDKDSQAGDLIRKDPFEESGLRLSPTAAEAKEKARAKRANKRAPQMDWNKKHELFSNF